Proteins encoded in a region of the Haloglomus salinum genome:
- a CDS encoding ABC transporter ATP-binding protein has protein sequence MDGTGATKPVESDDSQATMTATTEATDASELVGRDLAIGYPATEEPIVECERVVIPAGEVTALVGPNGSGKSTLLKALAGQLEPWAGGVELDGEDVYAMGDKVRARKVGLLSQEREEPGSLTVEKLVQHGRYPYRGFLDGLEDADRSAVDRAIDLTGVEHLRDRPLTDLSGGQKQLAWVAMSLAQETDVLLLDEPTTFLDLRHQLNVLETVRTLNADRDITVGVVLHDISQAARYADNLIAMQDGEPYDWGPPAEVVTEELLADVFGVDATVREGLDGPEIVPRRPLE, from the coding sequence ATGGACGGGACAGGCGCTACGAAACCGGTCGAATCGGACGACAGCCAGGCCACGATGACGGCGACGACCGAAGCGACCGACGCCAGCGAACTCGTCGGCCGCGACCTCGCAATCGGCTACCCCGCGACCGAGGAGCCCATCGTCGAGTGCGAGCGCGTCGTCATCCCGGCCGGCGAGGTGACCGCCCTCGTCGGGCCGAACGGGAGCGGCAAGTCGACCCTGCTGAAGGCACTGGCCGGCCAGCTCGAACCGTGGGCGGGGGGCGTCGAACTCGACGGCGAGGACGTGTACGCGATGGGCGACAAGGTCCGCGCCCGCAAGGTCGGCCTGCTCTCCCAGGAGCGCGAGGAACCGGGGTCGCTCACCGTCGAGAAGCTCGTCCAGCACGGGCGCTACCCCTACCGGGGGTTCCTCGACGGCCTCGAGGACGCCGACCGGTCGGCCGTCGACCGCGCCATCGACCTCACGGGCGTCGAGCATCTCCGCGACCGGCCGCTCACGGACCTCTCCGGGGGACAGAAGCAACTGGCGTGGGTCGCGATGAGCCTCGCGCAGGAGACGGATGTCCTGCTGCTCGACGAGCCGACGACGTTCCTCGACCTGCGCCACCAGCTCAACGTGCTGGAGACCGTCCGGACGCTGAACGCGGACCGCGACATCACCGTCGGCGTCGTCCTCCACGACATCTCGCAGGCCGCCCGCTACGCGGACAACCTCATCGCCATGCAGGACGGCGAACCGTACGACTGGGGGCCGCCGGCCGAGGTGGTGACCGAGGAACTGCTCGCGGACGTGTTCGGGGTGGACGCGACCGTGCGCGAGGGGCTGGACGGTCCCGAAATCGTCCCTCGACGGCCGCTGGAGTAA
- a CDS encoding DUF7551 domain-containing protein, translating into MVGRDLHELRERIEALAAPDGRFEVVCARTGEQPFPVADRRFPDREAAAEAAGLAGRYRAALRRYDERLPPLDLVACEALPDDPPRPRATAMVEFCHDLAGATFEALSAQGFDAVERTVMDRYLDAAETVGRDELCCSLLRTAAAELAEQLSPTEQALVLSDAAGRLSTPATVAPDPVDGVLLRLRTLRLLEGFETHDHLDGGRHATVVLDGYALTADGRGPDGCPTLPLSLGLLRAGTRPAVTRATREGDRWELGLALDAAYPEGLCRAPVG; encoded by the coding sequence ATGGTCGGTCGTGACCTGCACGAACTGCGCGAGCGCATCGAGGCGCTCGCGGCCCCCGACGGCCGGTTCGAGGTGGTGTGTGCCCGGACCGGCGAGCAGCCGTTCCCCGTCGCCGACCGGCGGTTCCCGGACCGGGAGGCTGCCGCCGAGGCTGCCGGGCTGGCCGGACGCTATCGCGCGGCACTCCGGCGCTACGACGAGCGGCTCCCGCCGCTCGATCTGGTCGCCTGCGAGGCGCTGCCCGACGACCCGCCGCGCCCACGCGCGACGGCGATGGTGGAGTTCTGCCACGACCTCGCCGGGGCGACCTTCGAGGCGCTCTCCGCACAGGGGTTCGACGCCGTCGAGCGGACCGTGATGGACCGCTACCTCGACGCCGCGGAGACGGTCGGTCGGGACGAACTCTGCTGCTCGCTGCTGCGCACCGCGGCCGCCGAGCTGGCCGAGCAGCTCTCCCCGACCGAGCAGGCGCTCGTCCTCTCGGACGCCGCCGGACGGCTCTCGACCCCGGCGACGGTCGCACCCGACCCCGTCGACGGAGTGCTCTTGCGGCTCCGCACGCTCCGGCTGCTGGAGGGGTTCGAGACCCACGACCACCTCGACGGCGGCCGCCACGCGACGGTGGTACTCGACGGCTACGCCCTCACGGCGGACGGGCGTGGCCCGGACGGCTGCCCCACGCTGCCGCTGTCGCTTGGCCTCCTGCGGGCCGGCACGCGCCCGGCGGTCACCCGCGCGACCCGCGAGGGTGACCGCTGGGAACTCGGGCTGGCGCTCGACGCCGCGTACCCGGAGGGGCTCTGCCGGGCGCCCGTGGGCTGA
- a CDS encoding YqjF family protein encodes MRMDTALTTTGRAVLFVHWRVDADQLRPHLPDGLELDTYDGSAWASILAFEVTEARPKALPAGLWPSKAFGQVNLRTYVRHGDQPGVYFLSVDAGTRVGAAALHSAMGIPCYVASTTVDIRRGSEAVESVSLRSRRSQAGQPAAAFATDYAPDGAAEPVEPGSLAEFCIERRGWFTDAGQPSPYLARAGPGVRVGEIDRDPWQVAPATADVTTNSLGRPLGLDLSGEPHLHYSPGFQSVVTTRR; translated from the coding sequence ATGCGCATGGACACCGCCCTGACCACCACCGGCCGGGCGGTGCTGTTCGTCCACTGGCGGGTCGACGCCGACCAGCTCCGGCCGCACCTCCCCGATGGCCTCGAACTCGACACGTACGACGGATCGGCGTGGGCAAGCATCCTCGCGTTCGAGGTGACCGAGGCGCGGCCGAAGGCGCTGCCCGCGGGGCTGTGGCCCTCGAAGGCGTTCGGCCAGGTCAACCTCCGGACGTACGTCCGGCACGGCGACCAGCCCGGGGTCTACTTCCTCTCGGTCGACGCCGGCACCCGGGTCGGGGCGGCGGCACTCCACAGCGCGATGGGGATACCCTGCTACGTCGCGTCGACGACCGTCGACATCCGGCGGGGGAGCGAGGCGGTCGAGTCGGTCTCCCTCCGGAGCCGCCGGTCGCAGGCCGGCCAGCCGGCCGCGGCGTTCGCCACCGACTACGCACCGGACGGGGCGGCCGAACCGGTCGAACCGGGGTCGCTCGCCGAGTTCTGTATCGAGCGCCGGGGCTGGTTCACCGACGCCGGTCAGCCCTCGCCGTACCTCGCTCGGGCCGGGCCGGGTGTCCGCGTCGGCGAAATCGACCGTGACCCGTGGCAGGTCGCACCCGCGACGGCCGACGTGACGACGAACTCGCTGGGGCGCCCGCTCGGTCTCGACCTCTCGGGTGAGCCACACCTCCACTACAGCCCCGGCTTCCAGTCAGTCGTGACGACGCGCCGGTAG
- a CDS encoding acyl-CoA dehydrogenase family protein, giving the protein MVTLTDEQRMLVDVLDDIAREEFVADAFSHDGFPWENVRTLAEHDLWAVNLGEEWGGGGLSEFAAVLAIETVGAVCPETANALYGQTMVAPRAIEMFGSETLKEEYLPPVCAGESAIAIGISEPGAGSDAGAMETTVEETDDGLRLSGEKIWLSYVPASDAVVVWARFPDGNLGTVLVDLDAPGVDVHEHYTNMAGHTQSHLFFEDVAIPEEQVLVRGKRALKEQLKALNWERVGSAAYATSMARCALEHAIDYAGDREQFGQPIGEFQGLRWEVADAVKEYTAARALTHDAATNTRGGSDTPAHPERLRASLAKFHASETAESVVSDCLQVFGATGYQQGHPLEFLHRLARGRRIAAGTDEIMRENIADEVFDGSGLPSLG; this is encoded by the coding sequence ATGGTCACGCTCACCGACGAGCAGCGGATGCTGGTGGACGTGCTGGACGACATCGCACGCGAGGAGTTCGTCGCCGACGCGTTCTCGCACGACGGGTTCCCCTGGGAGAACGTCCGGACCCTCGCGGAACACGACCTCTGGGCGGTCAACCTCGGCGAGGAGTGGGGCGGCGGCGGCCTCTCGGAGTTCGCCGCGGTGCTGGCCATCGAGACCGTGGGCGCGGTCTGCCCGGAGACCGCGAACGCCCTCTACGGGCAGACGATGGTCGCGCCCCGCGCCATCGAGATGTTCGGCAGCGAGACCCTCAAAGAGGAATACCTCCCGCCGGTCTGCGCGGGCGAGTCCGCCATCGCCATCGGCATCAGCGAACCCGGCGCCGGCAGCGACGCCGGCGCGATGGAGACCACCGTCGAGGAGACCGACGACGGCCTCCGGCTCTCGGGCGAGAAGATCTGGCTCTCCTACGTCCCCGCCAGCGACGCCGTCGTCGTCTGGGCGCGCTTCCCGGACGGCAACCTCGGAACCGTCCTCGTCGACCTCGACGCGCCCGGCGTCGACGTCCACGAGCACTACACCAACATGGCGGGCCACACCCAGAGCCACCTGTTCTTCGAGGACGTTGCGATCCCCGAGGAGCAGGTCCTCGTCCGCGGGAAACGGGCGCTCAAGGAGCAGCTGAAGGCGCTCAACTGGGAGCGGGTCGGGAGCGCCGCCTACGCCACCTCCATGGCGCGCTGTGCGCTGGAGCATGCCATCGACTACGCCGGCGACCGTGAGCAGTTCGGCCAGCCCATCGGCGAGTTCCAGGGGTTGCGCTGGGAGGTGGCCGACGCCGTGAAGGAGTACACCGCCGCCCGAGCGCTCACCCACGACGCGGCCACGAACACGCGTGGCGGGAGCGACACGCCCGCGCACCCGGAGCGCCTGCGCGCCAGCCTCGCGAAGTTCCACGCCTCCGAGACCGCCGAGTCGGTCGTCAGCGACTGCCTGCAGGTGTTCGGCGCGACGGGCTACCAGCAGGGCCACCCACTGGAGTTCCTCCACCGACTGGCGCGCGGGCGCCGCATCGCCGCCGGCACGGACGAGATCATGCGCGAGAACATCGCCGACGAGGTGTTCGACGGCAGCGGGCTGCCGTCGCTGGGGTGA
- a CDS encoding TIGR00725 family protein, with protein sequence MRVSVIGGGRVDEATYERARTVGRICGERGHTVVCGGYGGVMEAACRGASEAGGHTVGILKGTDPSAANDYVDTPIVTGMGNGRNVLVVLNGDGVVAVNGATGTLSELALALDDGKPVAGLDTHDLSAFDGFEAVDAPEAAVESVERRL encoded by the coding sequence ATGCGCGTGAGCGTCATCGGCGGCGGTCGAGTGGACGAGGCGACCTACGAGCGGGCCCGCACGGTCGGTCGGATCTGCGGCGAGCGCGGCCACACGGTCGTCTGCGGTGGATACGGCGGCGTGATGGAGGCTGCCTGTCGTGGTGCGAGCGAGGCCGGCGGCCACACCGTCGGCATCCTCAAGGGGACCGACCCGTCCGCGGCGAACGACTACGTGGACACGCCCATCGTGACGGGGATGGGCAACGGCCGGAACGTGCTGGTCGTGCTCAACGGCGACGGCGTCGTCGCCGTCAACGGCGCGACCGGGACACTCTCGGAGCTGGCGCTGGCGCTCGACGACGGCAAACCCGTGGCGGGACTGGACACGCACGACCTGTCCGCGTTCGACGGCTTCGAGGCGGTCGACGCGCCCGAGGCGGCCGTCGAGAGCGTCGAGCGGCGGTTGTGA
- a CDS encoding ABC transporter ATP-binding protein has product MSTGDEGSVFDRYRADVKRPMRRLFGTYGRDRRGWFVVGVLANLVAQFASLVPPVVLGAAIDGVFGVGQFSLPLVPDGWLPRTQAAAFEFSLVAIAGAFVLTALATWVYGVAANEFAHGVMHEVRVDCFEKLSGLDMSFFDDKQTGEVLSILSSDTENLELFLDDALVSSVRLGTLLLGIAVVLFLEQPSLAVVTLVAVPAMVLFTGWFMRAAEPRYAARRSSVANLNTRIENAVAGVELTKATASEPYETDRVRGASRRLFDDTMHMLRLSYFYRPGMELLAGLSFALTFGVGGYWLLVGPPVAGAGRLEIGTFVTFLLLTQRFVSPLAEVSDIVDRYENAKVSSERVFGLMDIPLTVTDAADAVELGDVEGHVEYDDVTFAYPEGPSDADAADAEHAGRDATTDGGADEGPVIEDVSFVAEPGETVALVGPTGAGKSTLAKLLLRLYDTTEGAVRVDGRDVREVTRDSLRDAVGYVGQDAVLFDGAIAENVRYGRFDASDEAVREACRAAEAHDFITDLPAGYDTRVGERGVKLSGGQRQRIAIARAMLRDPAILILDEATSAVDTATEARIQRSLDRLSEDRTTLAIAHRLSTVTDADTILVVEAGRVVERGTHDDLKDDGGLYAALWAAQAGEGVVDELVDRADADG; this is encoded by the coding sequence ATGAGCACGGGCGACGAGGGGAGCGTCTTCGACCGGTACCGCGCGGACGTGAAGCGACCGATGCGCCGGCTGTTCGGAACCTACGGCCGTGACCGGCGCGGCTGGTTCGTCGTCGGCGTCCTCGCCAACCTGGTCGCGCAGTTCGCCTCGCTCGTCCCGCCGGTCGTCCTGGGGGCGGCCATCGACGGCGTGTTCGGGGTCGGGCAGTTCAGCCTCCCGCTGGTCCCGGACGGGTGGCTCCCCCGAACGCAGGCCGCCGCCTTCGAGTTCTCGCTGGTCGCCATCGCCGGCGCGTTCGTCCTGACGGCGCTCGCGACCTGGGTGTACGGCGTCGCCGCCAACGAGTTCGCCCACGGCGTGATGCACGAGGTCCGGGTGGACTGCTTCGAGAAACTGTCGGGGCTGGACATGAGTTTCTTCGACGACAAGCAGACCGGCGAGGTGCTCTCGATTCTCTCTTCGGACACGGAGAACCTGGAGCTGTTCCTCGACGACGCGCTCGTGAGCAGCGTCCGCCTCGGTACGCTGCTGCTGGGCATCGCGGTCGTCCTGTTCCTCGAACAGCCGTCCCTCGCAGTCGTCACTCTCGTCGCCGTGCCGGCCATGGTCCTGTTCACGGGCTGGTTCATGCGCGCCGCGGAGCCCCGGTACGCCGCGCGGCGCTCCAGCGTCGCCAACCTGAACACGCGCATCGAGAACGCCGTCGCGGGCGTCGAGTTGACGAAGGCGACCGCCAGCGAGCCGTACGAGACCGACCGCGTACGGGGGGCCAGCCGCCGCCTGTTCGACGACACGATGCACATGCTCCGGCTGTCGTACTTCTACCGGCCGGGGATGGAACTGCTCGCCGGCCTGTCGTTCGCGCTCACGTTCGGCGTCGGGGGGTACTGGCTCCTCGTCGGGCCGCCGGTCGCGGGCGCCGGCCGGCTGGAGATCGGGACGTTCGTGACCTTCCTGCTGTTGACCCAGCGGTTCGTCTCGCCGCTCGCGGAGGTCTCCGACATCGTCGACCGCTACGAGAACGCGAAGGTCTCCAGCGAGCGCGTCTTCGGCCTGATGGACATCCCGCTGACCGTCACCGACGCCGCGGACGCCGTCGAACTCGGCGACGTCGAAGGGCACGTCGAGTACGACGACGTGACGTTCGCGTACCCGGAGGGGCCGAGCGACGCGGATGCGGCCGACGCCGAGCACGCGGGCCGGGACGCCACCACCGACGGCGGGGCCGACGAGGGACCGGTCATCGAGGACGTGTCGTTCGTCGCGGAGCCGGGCGAGACGGTCGCGCTCGTCGGGCCCACGGGCGCCGGGAAGTCGACGCTCGCGAAACTGCTGCTCCGGCTGTACGACACCACCGAGGGCGCGGTGCGCGTCGACGGGCGCGACGTGCGCGAGGTGACCCGCGACAGCCTCCGGGACGCGGTTGGCTACGTCGGGCAGGACGCCGTCCTCTTCGACGGCGCCATCGCCGAGAACGTCCGGTACGGCCGGTTCGACGCGAGCGACGAGGCGGTCCGCGAGGCCTGCCGCGCGGCCGAGGCCCACGACTTCATCACGGACCTGCCCGCGGGCTACGACACGCGGGTCGGCGAGCGCGGCGTGAAACTGTCGGGCGGCCAGCGTCAGCGTATCGCCATCGCTCGTGCGATGCTGCGCGACCCGGCTATCCTCATCCTCGACGAGGCAACCTCCGCCGTCGACACCGCGACCGAGGCGCGCATCCAGCGCTCGCTCGACCGCCTCTCCGAGGACCGGACGACGCTCGCCATCGCCCATCGTCTCTCCACCGTCACGGACGCCGACACCATCCTCGTCGTGGAGGCCGGCCGCGTCGTCGAGCGCGGTACGCACGACGACCTGAAGGACGACGGCGGCCTCTACGCGGCGCTCTGGGCCGCGCAGGCCGGCGAGGGCGTCGTCGACGAGCTGGTCGATCGGGCCGACGCCGACGGCTGA
- the ppk1 gene encoding polyphosphate kinase 1 encodes MPDPDGEPDLSDPTYYLNRELSELAFQRRVLQEALDERNPLLERVRFLGLFTKNIDEFVMKRVGGLKQQIDVGVTERTVDGRTPREQWEAVLDALGPMLEAQTECFTDEVQPALADAGIHLHAYDELSATQREDLRAYFEASVLPTLTPLAFDPAHPFPFISNRSLSLAVVTRRDDEDEPTFTRIKIPQNRPRLVEVGDAEYVLLEEVVRENLDLLLPNVDIVDTSLFRLTRNAEVRRNEEVAEDLIDMIQEVLEQRRFATAVRMEIEADAPDIVVDILTEQLDLDEHEVFRREGILDYRPLLELTDLDRPDLQLPDWSPMPHPRLERGAGNAAVPGASGDERPSVFGEVARDDVLLHHPYHSFEETFQRFLEEAAEDPDVLAIKAAIYRTASDSRVIQSLIDAADNGKQVAVMVELKARFDEENNLDWVRTLEEEGIHVAYGTIGLKTHTKTALVVRDESNHGEGDANTADAEGVRLYSHIGTGNYHSETAKGYVDLGLLTADRDIGRDLVKVFNFFTGPSLDEEFRKLLIAPVTMRREFTRSIRREAEHARAGRPARIVVKVNGLEDPDIVRELYEASQAGVDIDLVVRDICRLRPGIEGVSETIRVHSIVGRFLEHSRIFYFENGGDPEWYTGSADWMTRNLDSRVEAVTPVEDPAIREQLRFNLHLNLSDNRKRWTMHPDGSYVQQRPGDEPEVNTQEILMACAREATRRDDVHTGIVPEHEHVTGDLLVESVDDPSGDEADESGLPASPDGNGAAVADGSDVVVPSPAATEDAAADLPAVLAANRDHWYVPDSGRYEYAVRTPDGDRRYFRTVEGAANAVARFYAGGA; translated from the coding sequence TTGCCCGACCCCGATGGCGAGCCCGACCTCTCGGACCCGACGTACTACCTGAACCGGGAGCTGTCGGAACTCGCCTTCCAGCGGCGCGTCCTGCAGGAGGCACTGGACGAGCGGAACCCGCTGCTGGAGCGGGTCCGCTTCCTCGGCCTGTTCACCAAGAACATCGACGAGTTCGTCATGAAGCGGGTCGGTGGGCTGAAACAGCAGATTGACGTTGGCGTCACCGAGCGAACGGTCGACGGCCGCACGCCCCGCGAGCAGTGGGAGGCGGTGCTGGACGCACTGGGGCCGATGCTCGAGGCCCAGACGGAGTGTTTCACCGACGAGGTCCAGCCGGCGCTCGCCGACGCCGGCATCCACCTCCACGCGTACGACGAGCTATCGGCCACCCAGCGCGAGGACCTGCGGGCGTACTTCGAGGCGTCCGTGCTGCCGACGCTGACGCCACTGGCGTTCGACCCGGCGCACCCGTTCCCCTTCATCTCGAACCGGTCGCTGTCGCTGGCCGTCGTCACGCGCCGTGACGACGAGGACGAGCCGACGTTCACGCGCATCAAGATTCCGCAGAACCGCCCCCGACTCGTCGAGGTCGGTGACGCCGAGTACGTCCTGCTGGAGGAGGTCGTCCGCGAGAACCTGGACCTGCTGCTGCCGAACGTGGACATCGTGGACACGTCGCTGTTCCGGCTCACCCGGAACGCGGAGGTCCGGCGCAACGAGGAGGTCGCCGAGGACCTCATCGACATGATCCAGGAGGTGCTCGAACAGCGTCGGTTCGCGACCGCGGTGCGGATGGAGATCGAGGCCGACGCGCCCGACATCGTCGTCGACATCCTCACCGAGCAACTCGACCTCGACGAGCACGAGGTGTTCCGGCGCGAGGGCATCCTCGACTACCGGCCGCTGCTGGAGCTGACGGACCTCGACCGCCCGGACCTGCAACTGCCCGACTGGTCGCCGATGCCCCACCCGCGACTCGAGCGCGGCGCCGGGAACGCGGCCGTCCCCGGGGCCAGCGGGGACGAGCGCCCCTCCGTCTTCGGTGAGGTCGCGCGCGACGACGTGCTGTTGCACCACCCGTACCACTCCTTCGAGGAGACGTTCCAGCGGTTCCTCGAGGAGGCCGCCGAGGACCCGGATGTGCTGGCCATCAAGGCCGCCATCTACCGGACGGCGAGCGATTCGCGGGTCATCCAGAGCCTCATCGACGCCGCCGACAACGGCAAACAGGTCGCAGTGATGGTCGAGTTGAAGGCCCGCTTCGACGAGGAGAACAACCTCGACTGGGTCCGAACGCTGGAGGAGGAGGGCATCCACGTCGCCTACGGTACCATCGGGCTGAAGACCCACACGAAGACCGCGCTCGTCGTCCGCGACGAGTCGAACCACGGCGAGGGGGACGCCAACACCGCCGACGCCGAGGGGGTCCGGCTCTACTCCCATATCGGCACCGGCAACTACCACTCCGAGACGGCCAAGGGGTACGTCGACCTGGGCCTCCTGACGGCGGACCGTGACATCGGCCGCGACCTGGTGAAGGTGTTCAACTTCTTCACTGGCCCGTCGCTGGACGAGGAGTTCCGGAAGCTGCTCATCGCACCGGTCACGATGCGCCGGGAGTTCACGCGCTCCATCCGCCGCGAGGCCGAGCACGCCCGTGCGGGCCGGCCCGCCCGCATCGTGGTCAAGGTGAACGGGCTGGAGGACCCCGATATCGTCCGAGAGCTGTACGAGGCGTCGCAGGCCGGCGTCGATATCGACCTCGTCGTCCGCGACATCTGCCGGCTCCGGCCGGGTATCGAGGGCGTCAGCGAGACCATCCGGGTCCACAGCATCGTCGGCCGGTTCCTCGAGCACTCGCGGATATTCTACTTCGAGAACGGTGGCGACCCCGAGTGGTACACCGGGAGCGCCGACTGGATGACCCGGAACCTGGATAGTCGTGTCGAGGCCGTCACACCCGTCGAGGACCCGGCCATCCGCGAGCAGCTCCGCTTCAACCTCCACCTCAACCTCTCGGACAACCGCAAGCGCTGGACGATGCACCCGGACGGCTCGTACGTCCAGCAGCGCCCGGGCGACGAGCCGGAGGTGAACACCCAGGAGATCCTGATGGCGTGCGCCCGTGAGGCGACCCGGCGCGACGATGTCCACACGGGCATCGTTCCGGAGCACGAGCACGTCACCGGCGACCTGCTCGTCGAATCCGTCGACGACCCGAGTGGCGACGAGGCAGACGAGAGCGGGCTGCCGGCGTCGCCGGACGGGAACGGGGCCGCCGTCGCGGACGGGAGCGACGTGGTAGTGCCGTCACCCGCGGCCACCGAGGACGCGGCGGCCGACCTCCCGGCGGTGCTGGCGGCCAACCGCGACCACTGGTACGTCCCCGACAGCGGCCGGTACGAGTACGCGGTCCGGACACCCGATGGCGACCGCCGCTACTTCCGAACGGTCGAGGGCGCCGCGAACGCCGTCGCGCGGTTCTACGCCGGGGGGGCGTGA